In Shewanella sp. GD04112, the following proteins share a genomic window:
- a CDS encoding AAA family ATPase: MIRSLKLANVATYNASGVHLSDLKKINFIYGANGCGKTTASTYLSQPNDDKYQHCQIIWENERPLGTLVYNKAFREKNFGSSDIAGVFTLGQATKEQIDSIKEKKASLQNEQDQIARLIVSLNQQTDATNDAENDITERCWKVFKSYESEFRSALTGSIGSKARFRDKMLSELTNTGSTALLSLEELQTKGKTLLGERPPVYPLLSSSTSTTLPTIEEDSIWSKVIIGKSDVAISELISHLSNNDWVNQGRNYIGSDSRCPFCQQNTIDDEFKKELERYFDDTFLRDIEQVKTLERSYRSMTDSLLEEFQNTLDTEKKNTDTKLDTDLYQTHLTSLKNIIKSNHLEFVSKSEKASLQVNVTSSRAEIAKLNSLIKEANDTLNKHNKLARDFDSSLAVFIQEIWRFLTNQIEDDLKKYNKGTKGRNKAVTKISENLTQRRTKESGLTRDIKDLSRNMTSVQPTVDEINRLLVGFGFLNFKISPSTTLPNHYSIERLDGEQAQDTLSEGEVTFITFLYFYQLTRGSFSEEEIAEDRVVVIDDPISSLDSNVLYIVSALVKDLIREIKTDQESSIKQLILLTHNVYFHKEASFQNGRSNGCKDTNFWILRKANNVTSVSAYEQKNPIESSYELLWRELKERNANSGITIQNTMRRIIENYFKILGRFSDDDILSKFENLQEQQICNSLMYWINDGSHCLPDDLYIQHPDDSTELYISVFKKVFDYAGHLSHYNMMMGEEADSTPIELPM, translated from the coding sequence GTGATACGCTCATTAAAATTAGCAAACGTTGCAACATACAATGCTTCAGGTGTTCATTTGTCTGACCTAAAAAAGATCAATTTCATCTATGGCGCTAATGGTTGCGGCAAAACCACTGCATCAACTTACTTAAGTCAACCCAATGATGACAAGTATCAGCACTGCCAAATCATATGGGAAAACGAGCGACCATTAGGCACTCTAGTTTATAACAAAGCATTCAGAGAAAAGAATTTTGGCTCTAGTGATATCGCTGGTGTTTTCACGCTTGGCCAAGCGACAAAAGAACAGATTGATTCCATCAAAGAAAAAAAAGCATCATTGCAAAATGAACAAGATCAGATTGCACGCCTTATTGTTAGTTTAAATCAGCAGACGGATGCCACTAATGATGCAGAGAATGATATAACTGAACGTTGCTGGAAAGTCTTTAAATCTTATGAATCCGAATTTCGCTCTGCGTTAACAGGCTCCATTGGTAGTAAGGCAAGATTCCGAGACAAAATGCTTTCAGAGCTAACTAACACGGGTTCTACAGCACTCTTATCACTAGAAGAATTACAAACAAAAGGCAAAACCTTACTGGGAGAGAGACCACCTGTTTACCCTTTACTCAGCTCTTCAACTAGCACAACCCTTCCAACGATAGAAGAAGATAGTATTTGGTCAAAAGTAATTATTGGTAAATCCGATGTTGCAATTTCAGAGCTAATCTCGCACCTCAGTAATAATGACTGGGTAAACCAAGGTAGAAATTACATAGGATCAGACTCTCGTTGCCCATTCTGCCAACAGAATACGATTGATGATGAGTTTAAAAAAGAACTTGAAAGATATTTTGATGACACGTTCTTAAGAGACATTGAACAGGTCAAAACATTGGAACGTTCATACCGGAGTATGACAGATAGTCTTCTTGAAGAATTTCAAAACACTCTGGATACGGAGAAGAAAAATACCGATACGAAGCTCGATACTGACCTATATCAAACTCATTTAACCTCCCTAAAGAACATCATAAAGTCTAATCACTTAGAGTTCGTTTCAAAATCTGAAAAAGCGAGCTTACAAGTAAATGTTACAAGCTCCAGAGCGGAAATAGCTAAACTTAACAGCTTAATTAAAGAAGCAAACGACACCCTGAATAAACATAACAAACTAGCCCGAGACTTCGACTCTTCTCTAGCTGTTTTTATTCAAGAGATTTGGCGATTCTTAACGAATCAAATAGAAGACGACTTAAAGAAGTACAACAAAGGAACTAAAGGACGAAATAAAGCTGTCACAAAGATATCTGAAAACCTTACCCAAAGAAGAACTAAGGAATCTGGGCTAACACGGGATATTAAAGATCTGAGTCGAAATATGACAAGTGTCCAACCTACAGTCGATGAAATAAATAGGTTGTTGGTTGGATTTGGCTTCCTTAACTTCAAAATATCCCCATCAACAACTCTTCCGAACCATTACAGTATTGAACGCCTAGATGGAGAACAAGCTCAAGATACTTTGAGTGAAGGAGAAGTAACCTTCATTACTTTCCTCTACTTCTATCAACTAACCCGTGGTTCGTTTTCCGAAGAAGAAATAGCTGAAGATCGGGTTGTAGTTATCGATGATCCAATATCAAGTCTTGATAGCAACGTACTTTATATTGTTAGTGCTCTGGTTAAAGACCTCATTCGAGAAATCAAAACAGATCAAGAGTCCAGTATAAAGCAACTTATCTTATTGACTCACAATGTGTATTTCCATAAAGAGGCTTCATTTCAAAATGGTCGTTCAAATGGCTGTAAGGACACAAATTTTTGGATCTTAAGAAAAGCTAACAATGTCACTAGTGTAAGCGCATACGAACAAAAGAATCCTATTGAATCATCATACGAATTACTCTGGCGTGAGTTAAAAGAACGAAATGCAAACTCCGGTATTACCATCCAAAACACGATGCGTAGAATAATTGAGAACTACTTCAAGATTCTCGGACGCTTTAGTGATGACGATATATTATCAAAATTTGAAAATTTGCAGGAGCAACAAATTTGCAACTCACTAATGTATTGGATTAATGATGGTTCCCACTGTCTCCCAGACGACCTTTATATTCAGCATCCAGATGACTCAACAGAGTTATATATATCTGTGTTCAAAAAAGTCTTTGATTATGCTGGCCATCTCTCACACTACAATATGATGATGGGAGAAGAAGCAGACTCAACACCTATAGAGTTACCGATGTAG
- a CDS encoding helix-turn-helix transcriptional regulator, with the protein MKDPRLVAFGERVRQIRKEKGLSQEALADLAGIDRSYMGHIERGDQNITLTKIYQISEALMVSVSDLISD; encoded by the coding sequence ATGAAAGATCCACGTTTAGTCGCATTTGGGGAAAGAGTACGCCAGATAAGAAAAGAAAAAGGATTGTCACAGGAAGCCTTGGCCGATCTAGCAGGCATCGACCGCAGTTATATGGGGCACATTGAGCGTGGCGATCAAAACATCACACTTACTAAAATCTATCAGATATCTGAAGCTTTAATGGTGTCAGTTTCAGATTTGATTTCTGACTAA
- a CDS encoding tyrosine-type recombinase/integrase — MDAWNKGIRVGQKKALKLEDIWRIRIRLELEKRFEELSLFNLAVDSKLRSCDLLSLKVRDVSRSGTVLSRTTIRQQKTHREVQFEITPKTQQALSQWIFTNHLEMADYLFPSYRRKGQHLSYHYYLTLVNRWVSDIGLDTSQYGTHSLRRTKASLIYAKTKNLRAIQLLLGHAKLESTIEYLGVEIEDALRISESCET; from the coding sequence ATGGACGCTTGGAACAAGGGCATACGTGTTGGGCAGAAGAAAGCGCTGAAACTGGAGGATATTTGGCGAATTCGTATTCGGCTGGAGTTGGAAAAGCGCTTTGAAGAGTTGTCGCTGTTTAATCTGGCGGTCGATAGCAAACTTCGCTCTTGTGACTTACTGAGCCTGAAAGTTCGCGATGTCTCCCGCAGCGGAACAGTGCTATCCAGAACCACCATCCGACAACAGAAGACCCATCGAGAAGTCCAGTTTGAGATCACCCCTAAAACACAGCAAGCCTTATCGCAGTGGATCTTTACCAATCATCTGGAAATGGCGGACTACTTGTTCCCGAGTTACCGGCGCAAAGGCCAACATTTGTCTTACCACTACTACCTGACGCTGGTAAATCGCTGGGTAAGTGATATTGGGCTCGATACCAGTCAGTACGGAACCCATTCGTTACGGCGAACCAAAGCATCATTAATTTATGCCAAAACCAAGAACTTACGCGCTATTCAATTACTTCTTGGTCATGCTAAGTTAGAAAGCACGATTGAATACCTTGGTGTCGAGATCGAGGATGCACTAAGGATTTCGGAGAGTTGTGAGACCTAG
- a CDS encoding SprT family zinc-dependent metalloprotease, with protein sequence MNVPIKPQSTKPCLTMSFRYGDEQITFERINRPQATGKLLIKVHPDCRVIASAPEGAENEVVLSAVKKRGRWIYEQLRDFRKQLEFITPRQYISGESHYYLGKQYLLKVIEAPEQVQGVKLLRGKLEVSVRARSTEKVKELLTDWYKARAKETFAKRLDAMLDQALWVEERPPLRLLTMQTQWGSCSPNGRITLNPHLVKAPRECIDYVILHELCHIAEHNHSERFYRLISQVMPKWEKTKERLDGMAFVIAN encoded by the coding sequence ATGAATGTCCCTATTAAACCTCAATCCACGAAACCGTGTCTGACCATGAGCTTCCGTTACGGTGACGAGCAAATTACGTTTGAGCGAATTAATCGCCCGCAAGCAACAGGTAAGTTATTAATCAAGGTACATCCCGATTGTCGAGTAATCGCATCGGCTCCTGAGGGAGCTGAAAACGAAGTCGTGTTATCTGCTGTTAAAAAGCGTGGCCGCTGGATCTACGAGCAGCTTAGGGATTTCCGCAAACAGCTTGAATTCATCACACCTCGGCAGTACATCAGCGGTGAGAGCCATTACTATCTAGGGAAGCAATACCTACTGAAAGTGATTGAAGCGCCCGAGCAGGTTCAAGGCGTGAAACTGCTACGTGGCAAACTGGAAGTTTCAGTACGAGCAAGGTCCACCGAAAAGGTGAAAGAGCTACTGACTGACTGGTACAAAGCGCGGGCCAAGGAAACCTTCGCTAAGCGCCTCGATGCCATGCTGGATCAAGCTCTTTGGGTAGAAGAACGACCACCGCTACGCCTACTGACCATGCAAACCCAATGGGGCAGCTGTTCACCTAATGGCCGAATCACCCTGAACCCTCACCTTGTTAAAGCGCCTCGAGAGTGTATTGACTACGTGATTTTGCATGAGCTTTGCCACATCGCCGAACATAACCACAGCGAGCGGTTCTACCGGCTAATCAGCCAGGTAATGCCAAAGTGGGAAAAGACGAAAGAGCGGCTGGATGGGATGGCTTTTGTTATCGCAAATTGA
- a CDS encoding type I restriction-modification system subunit M N-terminal domain-containing protein: MNELEQEFLKSLEKKLWNAADKLRATLDAAQYKHAVLGLIFVKYVSDAFSMRQDEIKADLTNPEHEYYLDPADFSQEELAEEIATELEVRDFYTEKNVFWLPTESRWKFLQDNGPLVIGGADLVIDGKPKKITSVGHLIDNALEGIERDNPKLKGVLNKHYASLKIDQAKLNELINLIATIPFTHKSLNSKDILGHIYEYFLGEFALAEGKKGGQFYTMSSSICFSKCHLGVFLNSVTKSAA; this comes from the coding sequence ATGAACGAACTGGAACAAGAATTTCTAAAATCATTAGAAAAGAAGCTATGGAATGCTGCTGACAAACTCAGAGCAACGCTCGACGCCGCGCAATACAAACACGCTGTCTTAGGGCTAATCTTCGTCAAATACGTCTCAGATGCGTTCTCCATGCGTCAGGATGAGATTAAAGCCGACCTCACTAACCCAGAGCATGAGTATTACTTAGATCCGGCTGATTTCTCACAAGAAGAATTGGCGGAAGAGATCGCCACCGAGCTAGAAGTTCGCGATTTCTACACCGAGAAAAACGTGTTTTGGCTACCGACTGAATCCCGTTGGAAGTTCCTGCAAGACAACGGCCCGCTGGTGATTGGCGGTGCTGATTTGGTGATTGACGGTAAGCCTAAGAAAATCACCTCTGTCGGTCACTTGATTGATAACGCGCTGGAGGGCATTGAGCGTGATAACCCAAAACTCAAAGGCGTACTGAACAAGCACTACGCGTCGCTCAAAATCGACCAAGCGAAATTGAATGAGCTTATCAACCTGATTGCGACGATCCCGTTCACGCACAAATCACTTAACAGCAAAGATATTCTTGGACATATCTACGAATACTTCTTGGGTGAATTTGCCCTTGCTGAAGGCAAGAAAGGCGGTCAGTTCTACACAATGTCATCTTCAATTTGTTTTAGTAAATGCCATCTTGGAGTTTTTCTAAATAGTGTTACAAAGTCAGCGGCTTAA
- a CDS encoding type I restriction endonuclease subunit R — MTQYTPKFQEEYSAKLPALTLLTNLGWSFLSPELALAARGGKNDEVVLREVLRSELQKRTFTFAGKSYPLSEKAIDNLIAEVCSPALNEGLLTANERMYNHLLYGISVSEFVDGKKASPTVALIDWQNPANNSFVFTEEFTVTRTGGVESRRPDIVCFVNGIPLVVIEAKRPDGNAKKGPTIDEGISQSLRNQRHDEIPLLFTYSQLLLSINGNEGRYGTCGTPTKFWAAWREEDISHAEMYAIKNKTLKDKQLAGLFIHRPAKDLDWYQSLTASGELAVTGQDQLLISLLSPARLLEMTRYFTLFDKKAGKIVARYQQVFGIKRLIERINTRSSTGGREGGVIWHTTGSGKSFTMVFLSKALILHESLKQCRIVVVTDRVDLEIQLSKTFASGGELAGKKDKEAAMATSGKRLAEQIGKGTERIIFSLIQKFNTATKMPECVNNSSDIIVLIDEGHRSQGGENHIRMKQALPNAAFVAFTGTPLLKNDKTTNKFGPIVHAYTMQRAVEDQTVTPLLYEERIPDLDVNERAIDSWFERITEGLSDEQKADLKRKFAKKGQVYGADDRIRLIALDIANHFVKNIDEGLKGQLACDSKASAIKYKKYLDEAGLFESAVVMSPPDSREGNTAVDEAATPEVTQWWKDNIGSQDEQAYTKHLIERFDKDDSLKILIVVDKLLTGFDEPKNAVLYIDKPLKEHNLIQAIARVNRLHTKKKFGLLIDYRGILAELDTTIQKYQDLASRTQGGYDINDIAGLYNQMSTEYKRLPQLYKQLWAIFDGVKNKNDIEQLRQVLIPKIEQRDGELVDVHLKVREDFYEALTAFASCLKVALQSATFFEDKSFSDQDRRHYKETVKQFSSLRQLVQQDAGERIDYDEYAEQVKKLLDKHVVGVEVKEPGGVYEVGKMGQKQQPEDWSEDKTRNETDIIKTRVTRMIEQELRDDPYAQEAFSKLLRQAIEEAEKLFDHPLKQYMLFREFEEQVQDRRLNDIPDAFAGNRHAQAYFGVFKKVLPEALALLDSQVQDKWVKVAFEIDQAVETSVAENSINPLNIEADIRKKLLPRMFQECKGIGGGMDQAKKIVEMIVQITRVGLSEV, encoded by the coding sequence ATGACACAGTACACACCCAAATTTCAGGAAGAATATAGTGCTAAGTTACCGGCGCTGACGCTATTGACCAACCTAGGGTGGTCGTTCCTCTCTCCTGAACTCGCGTTAGCCGCCCGTGGTGGCAAGAACGATGAGGTGGTTTTACGCGAGGTGCTGCGTAGTGAACTTCAAAAGCGCACCTTCACCTTTGCAGGTAAAAGCTACCCGCTGTCTGAAAAGGCTATCGACAACCTGATTGCTGAGGTATGCAGCCCTGCACTTAACGAAGGCTTGTTAACTGCCAATGAGCGTATGTACAACCACCTGCTGTATGGCATCTCCGTCAGTGAGTTTGTGGATGGCAAAAAGGCCAGCCCGACGGTTGCCTTGATTGACTGGCAGAACCCAGCCAATAACAGCTTTGTATTTACCGAAGAGTTTACCGTTACCCGCACTGGCGGCGTTGAAAGTCGCAGACCGGATATCGTGTGCTTTGTAAACGGTATTCCTCTGGTAGTGATTGAGGCGAAACGCCCCGATGGCAATGCCAAAAAAGGCCCTACCATTGACGAAGGCATTTCGCAAAGCTTACGTAACCAGCGCCATGATGAAATCCCGTTATTGTTCACCTATAGCCAGTTGCTGCTTTCCATAAACGGCAACGAGGGCCGTTATGGTACCTGTGGCACGCCTACTAAGTTCTGGGCCGCCTGGCGTGAAGAAGACATCTCCCATGCCGAGATGTACGCCATCAAAAACAAAACGCTTAAAGATAAACAGCTGGCAGGCTTATTCATCCACCGTCCGGCGAAAGATCTGGATTGGTATCAGAGCCTGACCGCTTCGGGGGAGCTTGCTGTTACTGGTCAAGACCAATTACTAATCAGCTTATTAAGCCCGGCCCGGTTGTTGGAGATGACTCGCTACTTCACCTTGTTCGATAAGAAGGCTGGCAAAATCGTCGCCCGTTATCAGCAGGTATTTGGTATTAAGCGCCTGATTGAACGCATCAACACCCGAAGTAGCACCGGAGGTCGTGAAGGTGGTGTGATCTGGCATACCACGGGATCGGGTAAGTCATTCACTATGGTGTTTTTAAGTAAGGCGTTGATACTACACGAAAGCCTGAAACAATGCCGTATCGTGGTGGTGACTGACCGGGTAGACCTGGAAATCCAGCTGAGCAAAACCTTCGCTTCTGGCGGCGAGCTGGCCGGGAAAAAAGATAAAGAAGCAGCGATGGCAACCTCTGGCAAACGCCTGGCCGAGCAGATTGGCAAAGGTACTGAGCGGATTATCTTCTCGCTCATCCAGAAATTTAATACTGCTACCAAAATGCCAGAGTGTGTGAACAACAGCTCTGACATCATTGTGCTGATTGACGAAGGCCATCGCAGCCAAGGCGGTGAAAACCATATCCGCATGAAGCAAGCGCTGCCCAATGCTGCCTTTGTCGCCTTCACCGGCACGCCACTGTTAAAAAACGACAAGACCACCAATAAGTTTGGCCCCATAGTGCACGCTTACACCATGCAACGCGCGGTGGAAGACCAGACGGTGACGCCGCTGCTGTACGAAGAGCGTATTCCCGATCTGGATGTGAATGAACGCGCTATCGACAGTTGGTTTGAGCGCATTACCGAAGGGCTTTCAGACGAGCAAAAGGCCGACCTAAAGCGAAAATTTGCCAAAAAAGGCCAAGTTTACGGTGCGGATGATCGCATTCGCTTGATCGCCCTGGATATTGCTAACCACTTCGTAAAAAACATCGACGAAGGTTTGAAAGGCCAGTTAGCCTGCGACAGCAAAGCCTCCGCCATCAAATACAAAAAGTATCTCGACGAAGCTGGCTTGTTTGAATCTGCGGTAGTGATGAGCCCGCCGGATAGCCGTGAAGGTAACACTGCTGTCGATGAGGCCGCCACACCCGAAGTAACCCAGTGGTGGAAAGACAATATTGGCAGCCAGGATGAACAGGCTTACACCAAGCACCTGATTGAACGCTTCGACAAAGACGATTCACTGAAGATACTCATCGTAGTTGATAAGCTGCTCACCGGCTTTGATGAGCCAAAAAACGCTGTGCTGTATATCGACAAACCACTGAAAGAGCACAACCTGATCCAGGCGATTGCACGGGTAAACCGCCTGCACACGAAGAAGAAATTTGGTCTGCTCATCGACTATCGCGGCATTCTGGCGGAACTTGATACCACCATCCAGAAATATCAGGATCTAGCTTCCCGCACTCAGGGCGGTTACGACATTAATGATATTGCTGGCCTCTACAATCAGATGAGTACCGAGTACAAGCGCCTGCCACAGCTGTATAAGCAGCTATGGGCCATATTCGATGGCGTGAAAAACAAGAACGACATTGAGCAGTTGCGTCAGGTGCTGATACCAAAGATTGAACAGCGAGATGGAGAGCTAGTTGACGTGCATCTAAAGGTACGTGAAGACTTTTACGAAGCCCTGACGGCCTTCGCCAGTTGCTTGAAGGTAGCGCTGCAATCCGCCACCTTCTTTGAAGACAAGAGCTTTAGCGACCAGGATCGCCGTCATTACAAAGAAACGGTGAAGCAGTTCTCCAGCCTGCGCCAACTGGTGCAGCAAGATGCCGGTGAGAGGATTGACTACGACGAATACGCCGAACAGGTTAAAAAGCTGCTGGATAAGCATGTTGTGGGTGTTGAGGTTAAAGAACCCGGTGGCGTGTATGAAGTGGGCAAGATGGGTCAAAAGCAACAGCCGGAAGACTGGAGCGAAGATAAAACCCGCAACGAAACCGACATCATCAAAACCCGCGTAACCCGAATGATTGAACAAGAGCTACGGGATGACCCCTATGCTCAAGAAGCGTTTTCCAAGCTGCTACGCCAAGCTATTGAGGAAGCTGAAAAGCTATTCGACCACCCACTGAAACAGTACATGCTATTCCGTGAATTTGAAGAGCAAGTTCAAGACAGGCGCTTGAACGACATACCCGATGCCTTTGCCGGTAATCGCCATGCCCAGGCTTACTTTGGCGTATTCAAGAAAGTGCTGCCTGAAGCTTTGGCTCTACTCGACAGCCAGGTTCAGGATAAGTGGGTCAAAGTTGCCTTTGAAATTGACCAGGCGGTAGAAACCTCTGTTGCGGAGAACTCTATCAACCCACTGAACATCGAGGCTGACATTCGTAAAAAGCTACTTCCCCGAATGTTTCAGGAATGCAAAGGTATTGGTGGCGGTATGGATCAGGCAAAGAAGATTGTTGAGATGATTGTTCAGATCACTCGGGTCGGTTTGAGTGAGGTTTGA
- a CDS encoding AAA family ATPase, with the protein MLKRAKPSRQWRAHHCHYLACRYSEELILSVINDDENVTSSVLGALTGESVEPFMRVSLDEVLVKLQSKDRAPQNTEMVHHNALFLCQLFGLMPQMQSVVEFMIVMNANAGLKELTDSLVDADFGVLERMLQAKAKLDLEIILSQLAVFERYQLISDASLDDPSQLIMPTALVSILVKCKLTSAVDFLAPMLSKSPEAQFDLSQFAHVNTDLLAKYLTAITKAPIVGVNILLYGKAGTGKTELARTLAKTVKRSLLEVKSEQLIENRYRSNSSYGKATTLRLAHLNLLQGLLSGSEDSLLLVDECEALFLQADEQYSKERVMQALEQNRVPAIWITNHVDLLEPSFIRRFKLVMEVPVPDEPFAYAIQQQLLTSLKVSEDYRLLLAEKPNVTPAMVGNAAHVAMTLKLKGGKAESIVDEVIEATLEACGEETPPPKYQGELAFDSSMFSFKHNGSSTTEVLASINHAVEHALPIRVMLSGPTGTGKTAWVHHLAQMHGYELMHIKCSDVLSKYVGDSEQNVARLFRQAHKQQKLMLIDEVDSLLSKRDSAHALYEVQLVNELLSQLECNTMPVFAATNALASIDSAVMRRFDVKLECDYLNSEQRQALYKQVFGVKRLTNQEISTLNTLNQLTPGDFAILARRQRFEPKRDHRATALVLLTAENNRKQGQPRIGFIR; encoded by the coding sequence ATGCTAAAACGCGCTAAACCCTCGCGCCAATGGCGTGCCCATCACTGCCACTATCTGGCGTGCCGCTACAGTGAGGAGTTAATCCTCTCAGTCATTAACGACGATGAAAATGTGACGTCCTCTGTTCTGGGGGCTTTAACGGGCGAGTCTGTCGAACCCTTTATGCGCGTGAGCTTGGATGAGGTATTAGTCAAACTCCAGAGTAAAGACCGCGCACCGCAGAACACTGAAATGGTGCACCATAATGCACTATTTCTTTGTCAGCTGTTCGGCTTAATGCCGCAGATGCAGTCGGTGGTTGAATTCATGATAGTGATGAATGCCAATGCTGGACTCAAGGAGCTGACAGACTCACTCGTCGATGCCGACTTCGGTGTGCTTGAACGTATGTTACAGGCAAAAGCCAAGCTGGATTTAGAAATCATCCTTTCGCAGTTAGCCGTGTTCGAGCGGTATCAGCTGATTTCTGACGCATCACTGGATGACCCTTCCCAGTTGATTATGCCCACTGCCTTGGTGTCGATATTAGTGAAGTGCAAGCTCACCAGTGCCGTGGACTTTCTAGCACCGATGCTCAGTAAAAGCCCCGAGGCACAATTTGACCTGTCGCAGTTTGCGCATGTGAATACTGACTTACTGGCAAAGTACCTAACCGCCATTACCAAAGCCCCTATCGTCGGCGTGAATATTCTGCTCTACGGCAAGGCGGGGACAGGTAAAACTGAGTTGGCTCGAACACTGGCGAAGACGGTAAAACGCAGCCTGCTTGAAGTGAAAAGTGAACAGCTCATCGAGAACCGATACCGCAGTAATAGCAGCTACGGAAAAGCGACGACGTTACGTCTTGCCCATCTTAATTTATTACAAGGACTGCTATCTGGTAGTGAAGACAGTTTGCTATTGGTCGATGAATGCGAAGCGCTGTTTCTGCAAGCGGATGAGCAGTATTCCAAAGAACGGGTAATGCAGGCATTAGAGCAAAACCGTGTACCTGCCATTTGGATAACCAACCACGTGGACTTACTGGAGCCGAGCTTTATTCGCCGTTTTAAGTTGGTCATGGAAGTGCCTGTACCGGATGAACCCTTTGCTTATGCTATCCAGCAGCAGTTACTCACATCACTGAAGGTCTCTGAAGATTACCGCCTGTTATTGGCTGAGAAACCCAATGTCACACCTGCCATGGTCGGTAATGCAGCGCATGTTGCCATGACACTCAAGCTTAAAGGTGGCAAGGCTGAATCAATCGTGGATGAAGTTATAGAAGCCACACTGGAAGCCTGCGGTGAAGAAACACCACCCCCGAAGTATCAAGGTGAATTGGCATTTGATAGCAGCATGTTCAGCTTTAAACACAACGGCAGTTCAACCACTGAGGTACTCGCCTCAATCAACCATGCGGTTGAACATGCCCTGCCGATTAGGGTAATGCTCAGTGGTCCTACTGGAACAGGCAAAACAGCATGGGTACACCACTTAGCCCAGATGCACGGCTATGAGCTGATGCACATCAAATGCTCTGACGTACTAAGCAAGTATGTCGGCGACAGTGAGCAGAACGTCGCTAGGCTCTTCAGACAAGCGCACAAGCAGCAAAAGCTGATGCTCATTGATGAAGTTGATAGTCTGCTCAGCAAGCGTGATAGCGCTCATGCGCTCTATGAAGTGCAGCTCGTGAATGAGCTACTGTCACAGCTTGAGTGCAACACCATGCCAGTGTTTGCAGCTACTAACGCGCTTGCCAGTATCGACAGTGCGGTTATGCGCCGCTTTGACGTTAAGTTAGAGTGTGACTATCTGAACTCTGAGCAGCGCCAAGCACTATATAAGCAGGTCTTTGGCGTTAAACGCCTGACCAACCAAGAGATAAGCACCCTAAACACGCTAAACCAATTAACGCCTGGCGATTTCGCCATCTTGGCAAGACGCCAACGTTTTGAACCTAAGCGCGACCACCGCGCGACTGCCCTTGTACTTCTCACTGCCGAGAACAACCGCAAGCAAGGGCAACCTCGTATCGGATTTATCCGCTAA